A window from Diachasmimorpha longicaudata isolate KC_UGA_2023 chromosome 5, iyDiaLong2, whole genome shotgun sequence encodes these proteins:
- the LOC135162688 gene encoding uncharacterized protein LOC135162688 → MMKLAVMLLAASIAVTMAHPAFLEPEESVVTEETSDVTEAPMLETTISEDDDITTDSVEIVVYSYENGSESIEEDSVYSLLPKLAEAMNRKDEVYFTSMDNIRQNFAMVETSPADIEVPTEAP, encoded by the coding sequence aTGATGAAGCTCGCTGTAATGTTGTTGGCCGCTAGCATTGCTGTGACCATGGCTCACCCAGCATTCCTGGAGCCGGAGGAGTCCGTCGTCACCGAGGAAACTTCCGATGTGACAGAGGCACCGATGTTGGAGACAACGATCAGTGAGGACGACGACATCACGACGGATTCAGTAGAAATAGTCGTTTATTCCTATGAGAACGGCTCTGAGAGCATCGAGGAGGATTCAGTATACAGTCTTCTTCCAAAATTAGCTGAAGCGATGAACCGCAAGGATGAAGTCTATTTCACATCAATGGACAATATTCGCCAAAACTTTGCGATGGTGGAGACGTCTCCAGCTGATATTGAAGTACCAACGGAGGCACCCTAA